One segment of Anopheles stephensi strain Indian chromosome 3, UCI_ANSTEP_V1.0, whole genome shotgun sequence DNA contains the following:
- the LOC118511255 gene encoding putative ferric-chelate reductase 1 homolog isoform X2 — MSPAGRLQAHPISPCTRTLNSGPGCRSESVGWLVCSPAIGLSALSFSAGAVATERVQVISKCPVAPKLFVTSRFDSTMLPLLCLALVLSTLIPSYGLPNGAPTSVCESMLPFHGGGIPPLTTKSPFTLTPQSSVIGSGQTLRLDIESFPANIVFKGYMIQARAADPPNNIVGRFENTDLAAIKLIDCQAEGDTATHTSTSPKQELTLEWTAPDNFVGDVIFNSTIAQDYDKFWVGLPSERVRVVASSTTAAPGTVTTKRPTTTTTVPPYRPPVTSAPVAGDPIYDACGQSKGCFGFPEGCVESKNCRAVATIAVLGARYVFEMKAGYNSPAYIALGLSEDAKMGEDSVIECVPEQGTVNAYASWTTVGPYGSTRLGVPQNIFQVLEKSYNDGVIYCKVERDAISTVKGKKFDLVNDKFHLLIAAGSSVESTNVNYHDIGRHVSGSPQSLAEVGPVQGSSKLLLRLHGAFMITAWIGTASLGILLARYFRQTWVGSQMCGKDQWFAWHRFLMIVTWALTVAGIVVIFVEIGGWSQVRNPHAILGMVTTVLCFLQPIGAFFRPHPGSSKRPIFNWLHWLGGNLAHVIAIVAIFFAVQLQKAELPEWMDFMLVAFVAFHVFMHLIFSIGGCVSERRSGQRVTSFPMADMTPSRNSVSSSERKQDAAFSGFRKSMLFLYILIVLGLVIAMVVIVVLAPIEAAYNSIKDQIMN, encoded by the exons GTCAAGATTTGACTCCACCATGCTACCTCTACTTTGCTTGGCCCTGGTGCTAAGCACACTGATCCCCTCGTATGGATTGCCGAACGGTGCCCCAACCTCGGTCTGTGAGAGTATGCTACCGTTCCATGGTGGTGGCATCCCACCGCTGACCACCAAATCACCGTTCACACTCACACCTCAATCGTCCGTGATTGGGAGCGGTCAAACGTTGCGGCTCGATATCGAATCCTTCCCGGCCAACATAGTGTTCAAGGGTTACATGATCCAGGCACGTGCTGCCGATCCACCGAACAACATTGTCGGTCGGTTCGAAAACACCGATTTGGCGGCGATCAAGCTGATCGACTGTCAGGCGGAGGGAGATACGGCCACCCATACCTCGACCAGTCCGAAACAGGAGCTAACGCTCGAATGGACCGCCCCGGATAACTTTGTTGGGGACGTGATCTTCAACTCGACGATCGCGCAAGATTACGACAAGTTTTGGGTGGGTCTGCCGTCCGAGCGGGTGCGTGTGGTGGCTAGCTCAACTACGGCAGCACCCGGAACGGTGACAACCAAGCGTCCGACAACGACCACAACCGTTCCACCGTACCGGCCACCGGTAACATCCGCACCGGTTGCAGGAGACCCGATCTACGATGCGTGTGGACAGAGCAAGGGATGCTTCGGGTTTCCGGAAGGTTGTGTCGAGAGCAAGAACTGTCGAGCGGTGGCCACGATCGCGGTGCTGGGAGCACGCTACGTGTTCGAGATGAAGGCGGGATACA ACAGTCCAGCCTACATCGCCCTTGGATTGTCCGAGGATGCCAAGATGGGTGAAGATTCCGTGATCGAGTGCGTACCTGAGCAGGGTACAGTGAACGCTTACGCCTCGTGGACCACCGTTGGACCGTACGGATCAACGCGGCTCGGTGTG CCCCAAAACATCTTCCAAGTGCTGGAAAAATCGTACAACGATGGTGTGATTTACTGCAAAGTGGAACGCGACGCGATCAGCACAGTCAAGGGCAAGAAGTTTGATCTGGTCAACGATAAGTTCCATCTGCTGATTGCGGCTGGCTCGTCGGTGGAAT CTACCAACGTTAACTATCACGACATCGGTCGTCACGTGTCCGGTAGCCCGCAGTCTCTCGCCGAGGTAGGACCGGTGCAGGGATCGTCCAAGTTGCTGCTACGCTTACACGGTGCCTTCATGATCACGGCCTGGATCGGTACGGCTTCGCTCGGCATCCTGCTCGCCCGCTACTTCCGCCAGACGTGGGTCGGCAGTCAGATGTGTGGCAAAGATCAGTGGTTTGCA TGGCATCGATTCCTGATGATCGTCACGTGGGCTCTCACAGTCGCCGGTATTGTGGTGATCTTCGTGGAGATTGGCGGCTGGTCACAGGTGCGCAACCCGCATGCCATTCTGGGCATGGTCACGACCGTGCTATGCTTCCTGCAACCGATCGGTGCCTTCTTCCGGCCACATCCCGGCTCGAGCAAGCGGCCCATCTTCAACTGGCTCCACTGGTTGGGCGGTAATTTGGCGCACGTGATCGCGATCGTTGCCATCTTCTTCGCCGTCCAGCTGCAGAAGGCCGAACTGCCCGAATGGATGGACTTTATGCTGGTCGCGTTCGTTGCGTTCCACGTGTTTATGCATCTGATCTTCTCC ATCGGTGGCTGTGTGAGCGAGCGAAGAAGCGGCCAGCGTGTGACGTCCTTCCCGATGGCCGATATGACTCCGTCGCGAAATTCTGTCAGCTCCAGCGAGAGGAAACAGGATGCTGCT TTCTCTGGCTTCCGCAAGTCGATGCTGTTCCTGTACATTCTGATTGTGCTCGGTCTGGTCATCGCTATGGTGGTGATCGTCGTTCTGGCACCGATCGAAGCTGCCTACAACAGTATCAAGGATCAGATCATGAACTAA
- the LOC118511255 gene encoding putative ferric-chelate reductase 1 homolog isoform X3: MLPLLCLALVLSTLIPSYGLPNGAPTSVCESMLPFHGGGIPPLTTKSPFTLTPQSSVIGSGQTLRLDIESFPANIVFKGYMIQARAADPPNNIVGRFENTDLAAIKLIDCQAEGDTATHTSTSPKQELTLEWTAPDNFVGDVIFNSTIAQDYDKFWVGLPSERVRVVASSTTAAPGTVTTKRPTTTTTVPPYRPPVTSAPVAGDPIYDACGQSKGCFGFPEGCVESKNCRAVATIAVLGARYVFEMKAGYNSPAYIALGLSEDAKMGEDSVIECVPEQGTVNAYASWTTVGPYGSTRLGVPQNIFQVLEKSYNDGVIYCKVERDAISTVKGKKFDLVNDKFHLLIAAGSSVESTNVNYHDIGRHVSGSPQSLAEVGPVQGSSKLLLRLHGAFMITAWIGTASLGILLARYFRQTWVGSQMCGKDQWFAWHRFLMIVTWALTVAGIVVIFVEIGGWSQVRNPHAILGMVTTVLCFLQPIGAFFRPHPGSSKRPIFNWLHWLGGNLAHVIAIVAIFFAVQLQKAELPEWMDFMLVAFVAFHVFMHLIFSIFSWIQIGGCVSERRSGQRVTSFPMADMTPSRNSVSSSERKQDAAFSGFRKSMLFLYILIVLGLVIAMVVIVVLAPIEAAYNSIKDQIMN; this comes from the exons ATGCTACCTCTACTTTGCTTGGCCCTGGTGCTAAGCACACTGATCCCCTCGTATGGATTGCCGAACGGTGCCCCAACCTCGGTCTGTGAGAGTATGCTACCGTTCCATGGTGGTGGCATCCCACCGCTGACCACCAAATCACCGTTCACACTCACACCTCAATCGTCCGTGATTGGGAGCGGTCAAACGTTGCGGCTCGATATCGAATCCTTCCCGGCCAACATAGTGTTCAAGGGTTACATGATCCAGGCACGTGCTGCCGATCCACCGAACAACATTGTCGGTCGGTTCGAAAACACCGATTTGGCGGCGATCAAGCTGATCGACTGTCAGGCGGAGGGAGATACGGCCACCCATACCTCGACCAGTCCGAAACAGGAGCTAACGCTCGAATGGACCGCCCCGGATAACTTTGTTGGGGACGTGATCTTCAACTCGACGATCGCGCAAGATTACGACAAGTTTTGGGTGGGTCTGCCGTCCGAGCGGGTGCGTGTGGTGGCTAGCTCAACTACGGCAGCACCCGGAACGGTGACAACCAAGCGTCCGACAACGACCACAACCGTTCCACCGTACCGGCCACCGGTAACATCCGCACCGGTTGCAGGAGACCCGATCTACGATGCGTGTGGACAGAGCAAGGGATGCTTCGGGTTTCCGGAAGGTTGTGTCGAGAGCAAGAACTGTCGAGCGGTGGCCACGATCGCGGTGCTGGGAGCACGCTACGTGTTCGAGATGAAGGCGGGATACA ACAGTCCAGCCTACATCGCCCTTGGATTGTCCGAGGATGCCAAGATGGGTGAAGATTCCGTGATCGAGTGCGTACCTGAGCAGGGTACAGTGAACGCTTACGCCTCGTGGACCACCGTTGGACCGTACGGATCAACGCGGCTCGGTGTG CCCCAAAACATCTTCCAAGTGCTGGAAAAATCGTACAACGATGGTGTGATTTACTGCAAAGTGGAACGCGACGCGATCAGCACAGTCAAGGGCAAGAAGTTTGATCTGGTCAACGATAAGTTCCATCTGCTGATTGCGGCTGGCTCGTCGGTGGAAT CTACCAACGTTAACTATCACGACATCGGTCGTCACGTGTCCGGTAGCCCGCAGTCTCTCGCCGAGGTAGGACCGGTGCAGGGATCGTCCAAGTTGCTGCTACGCTTACACGGTGCCTTCATGATCACGGCCTGGATCGGTACGGCTTCGCTCGGCATCCTGCTCGCCCGCTACTTCCGCCAGACGTGGGTCGGCAGTCAGATGTGTGGCAAAGATCAGTGGTTTGCA TGGCATCGATTCCTGATGATCGTCACGTGGGCTCTCACAGTCGCCGGTATTGTGGTGATCTTCGTGGAGATTGGCGGCTGGTCACAGGTGCGCAACCCGCATGCCATTCTGGGCATGGTCACGACCGTGCTATGCTTCCTGCAACCGATCGGTGCCTTCTTCCGGCCACATCCCGGCTCGAGCAAGCGGCCCATCTTCAACTGGCTCCACTGGTTGGGCGGTAATTTGGCGCACGTGATCGCGATCGTTGCCATCTTCTTCGCCGTCCAGCTGCAGAAGGCCGAACTGCCCGAATGGATGGACTTTATGCTGGTCGCGTTCGTTGCGTTCCACGTGTTTATGCATCTGATCTTCTCC ATCTTCTCTTGGATACAGATCGGTGGCTGTGTGAGCGAGCGAAGAAGCGGCCAGCGTGTGACGTCCTTCCCGATGGCCGATATGACTCCGTCGCGAAATTCTGTCAGCTCCAGCGAGAGGAAACAGGATGCTGCT TTCTCTGGCTTCCGCAAGTCGATGCTGTTCCTGTACATTCTGATTGTGCTCGGTCTGGTCATCGCTATGGTGGTGATCGTCGTTCTGGCACCGATCGAAGCTGCCTACAACAGTATCAAGGATCAGATCATGAACTAA
- the LOC118511255 gene encoding putative ferric-chelate reductase 1 homolog isoform X4 yields the protein MLPLLCLALVLSTLIPSYGLPNGAPTSVCESMLPFHGGGIPPLTTKSPFTLTPQSSVIGSGQTLRLDIESFPANIVFKGYMIQARAADPPNNIVGRFENTDLAAIKLIDCQAEGDTATHTSTSPKQELTLEWTAPDNFVGDVIFNSTIAQDYDKFWVGLPSERVRVVASSTTAAPGTVTTKRPTTTTTVPPYRPPVTSAPVAGDPIYDACGQSKGCFGFPEGCVESKNCRAVATIAVLGARYVFEMKAGYNSPAYIALGLSEDAKMGEDSVIECVPEQGTVNAYASWTTVGPYGSTRLGVPQNIFQVLEKSYNDGVIYCKVERDAISTVKGKKFDLVNDKFHLLIAAGSSVESTNVNYHDIGRHVSGSPQSLAEVGPVQGSSKLLLRLHGAFMITAWIGTASLGILLARYFRQTWVGSQMCGKDQWFAWHRFLMIVTWALTVAGIVVIFVEIGGWSQVRNPHAILGMVTTVLCFLQPIGAFFRPHPGSSKRPIFNWLHWLGGNLAHVIAIVAIFFAVQLQKAELPEWMDFMLVAFVAFHVFMHLIFSIGGCVSERRSGQRVTSFPMADMTPSRNSVSSSERKQDAAFSGFRKSMLFLYILIVLGLVIAMVVIVVLAPIEAAYNSIKDQIMN from the exons ATGCTACCTCTACTTTGCTTGGCCCTGGTGCTAAGCACACTGATCCCCTCGTATGGATTGCCGAACGGTGCCCCAACCTCGGTCTGTGAGAGTATGCTACCGTTCCATGGTGGTGGCATCCCACCGCTGACCACCAAATCACCGTTCACACTCACACCTCAATCGTCCGTGATTGGGAGCGGTCAAACGTTGCGGCTCGATATCGAATCCTTCCCGGCCAACATAGTGTTCAAGGGTTACATGATCCAGGCACGTGCTGCCGATCCACCGAACAACATTGTCGGTCGGTTCGAAAACACCGATTTGGCGGCGATCAAGCTGATCGACTGTCAGGCGGAGGGAGATACGGCCACCCATACCTCGACCAGTCCGAAACAGGAGCTAACGCTCGAATGGACCGCCCCGGATAACTTTGTTGGGGACGTGATCTTCAACTCGACGATCGCGCAAGATTACGACAAGTTTTGGGTGGGTCTGCCGTCCGAGCGGGTGCGTGTGGTGGCTAGCTCAACTACGGCAGCACCCGGAACGGTGACAACCAAGCGTCCGACAACGACCACAACCGTTCCACCGTACCGGCCACCGGTAACATCCGCACCGGTTGCAGGAGACCCGATCTACGATGCGTGTGGACAGAGCAAGGGATGCTTCGGGTTTCCGGAAGGTTGTGTCGAGAGCAAGAACTGTCGAGCGGTGGCCACGATCGCGGTGCTGGGAGCACGCTACGTGTTCGAGATGAAGGCGGGATACA ACAGTCCAGCCTACATCGCCCTTGGATTGTCCGAGGATGCCAAGATGGGTGAAGATTCCGTGATCGAGTGCGTACCTGAGCAGGGTACAGTGAACGCTTACGCCTCGTGGACCACCGTTGGACCGTACGGATCAACGCGGCTCGGTGTG CCCCAAAACATCTTCCAAGTGCTGGAAAAATCGTACAACGATGGTGTGATTTACTGCAAAGTGGAACGCGACGCGATCAGCACAGTCAAGGGCAAGAAGTTTGATCTGGTCAACGATAAGTTCCATCTGCTGATTGCGGCTGGCTCGTCGGTGGAAT CTACCAACGTTAACTATCACGACATCGGTCGTCACGTGTCCGGTAGCCCGCAGTCTCTCGCCGAGGTAGGACCGGTGCAGGGATCGTCCAAGTTGCTGCTACGCTTACACGGTGCCTTCATGATCACGGCCTGGATCGGTACGGCTTCGCTCGGCATCCTGCTCGCCCGCTACTTCCGCCAGACGTGGGTCGGCAGTCAGATGTGTGGCAAAGATCAGTGGTTTGCA TGGCATCGATTCCTGATGATCGTCACGTGGGCTCTCACAGTCGCCGGTATTGTGGTGATCTTCGTGGAGATTGGCGGCTGGTCACAGGTGCGCAACCCGCATGCCATTCTGGGCATGGTCACGACCGTGCTATGCTTCCTGCAACCGATCGGTGCCTTCTTCCGGCCACATCCCGGCTCGAGCAAGCGGCCCATCTTCAACTGGCTCCACTGGTTGGGCGGTAATTTGGCGCACGTGATCGCGATCGTTGCCATCTTCTTCGCCGTCCAGCTGCAGAAGGCCGAACTGCCCGAATGGATGGACTTTATGCTGGTCGCGTTCGTTGCGTTCCACGTGTTTATGCATCTGATCTTCTCC ATCGGTGGCTGTGTGAGCGAGCGAAGAAGCGGCCAGCGTGTGACGTCCTTCCCGATGGCCGATATGACTCCGTCGCGAAATTCTGTCAGCTCCAGCGAGAGGAAACAGGATGCTGCT TTCTCTGGCTTCCGCAAGTCGATGCTGTTCCTGTACATTCTGATTGTGCTCGGTCTGGTCATCGCTATGGTGGTGATCGTCGTTCTGGCACCGATCGAAGCTGCCTACAACAGTATCAAGGATCAGATCATGAACTAA